A region of Carettochelys insculpta isolate YL-2023 chromosome 9, ASM3395843v1, whole genome shotgun sequence DNA encodes the following proteins:
- the RAD54L gene encoding DNA repair and recombination protein RAD54-like isoform X1, giving the protein MRRSLAPSQLAKRKPGGDGSEDDEDWHPEATPKKRKPGSETQSWECYISPFRKPLAQLTNRPHCLDSSKHEAFIRSILSKPFKVPIPNYQGSLGLRALGIKRTGVRNALHDPFEEGALVLYEPPPLSAHDQLKTDKDKVPVHVVVDPVLGRVLRPHQREGVKFLWECVTSRRIPGSHGCIMADEMGLGKTLQCITLMWTLLRQSPDCKPEIDKAVVVSPSSLVKNWYNEVGKWLGGRIQPLAIDGGSKDEIDRKLAGFMSQRGVRVPSPILIISYETFRLHAEVLQKGSVGLVICDEGHRLKNSENQTYQALNSLNTPRRVLISGTPIQNDLLEYFSLVHFVNSGILGTAQEFKKHFEIPILKGRDADASEGERHKGEERLKELISIVNRCLIRRTSDILSKYLPVKIEQVVCCRLTPLQAELYKRFLKQAKPAEELTEGNISVSSLSSITALKQLCNHPALIYEKCVEEEEGFAGALELFPAGYSPKSLEPQLSGKMLVLDYLLAVTRSTSNDKVVLVSNYTQTLDLFEKLCRTRRYLYVRLDGTMSIKKRAKIVERFNSLSSPEFVFMLSSKAGGCGLNLIGANRLVMFDPDWNPANDEQAMARVWRDGQKKTCYIYRLLSTGTIEEKIFQRQTHKKALSSCVVDEEQDVARHFSLGELKELFTLNETTASDTHDKIKCRRCVNGHQVKPPPEGSDCTSDLSQWNHCADKRGLQDSVLKAAWDAAVTFTFHHHSHEEQRGIP; this is encoded by the exons ATG aggagaagcctggcccccagccagctggccaaGAGGAAGCCAGGGGGTGATGGCTCAGAGGATGATGAAGACTGGCACCCTGAGGCG ACTCCGAAGAAGCGGAAGCCTGGCAGTGAGACTCAGAGCTGGGAATGTTACATATCACCTTTCCGGAAACCCTTGGCCCAGCTGACCAATCGACCTCACTGCCTCGATAGCAGCAAACAT GAGGCATTTATCCGCAGCATTCTGTCGAAACCCTTCAAAGTACCTATTCCAAATTATCAAG GGTCACTGGGCTTGAGGGCCCTGGGCATCAAACGGACGGGGGTCAGGAACGCTCTCCATGACCCTTTTGAAGAAGGGGCTCTGGTTCTGTACGAGCCCCCGCCACTGAGTGCACACGACCAGCTGAAAACAGACAA GGACAAAGTGCCAGTCCATGTTGTGGTGGACCCTGTTCTCGGTCGCGTTTTACGGCCCCATCAGAGAGAA GGGGTGAAGTTTCTTTGGGAATGTGTCACGAGCCGGCGGATCCCTGGGAGCCATGGCTGCATAATGGCTGACGAGATGGGGCTGGGTAAGACCCTCCAGTGCATCACTCTGATGTGGACGCTGCTGCGTCAGAGCCCGGACTGCAAGCCTGAGATCGACAAGGCAGTGGTGGTCTCTCCTTCCAGCCTGGTGAAGAACTGGTACAATGAGGTCGGCAAATGGCTCGGGGGAAGGATCCAGCCGCTGGCCATCGACGGAGGCTCCAAAGACGAGATAGACCGTAAACTAG CCGGCTTTATGAGCCAGCGTGGCGTGCGTGTGCCTTCCCCTATCCTGATCATCTCCTACGAGACGTTCCGCCTCCACGCCGAAGTCCTCCAGAAGGGGAGCGTCGGGCTGGTCATCTGTGACGAG GGCCACAGGCTAAAGAACTCTGAGAACCAAACATACCAGGCTCTGAACAGCTTAAACACCCCCCGGCGAGTTCTCATCTCAGGGACCCCTATTCAGAACGACCTGCTTGAATACTTCAGCCTGGTGCATTTTGTGAACTCTGGTATCCTAG GGACAGCCCAGGAgtttaaaaagcattttgaaatccctATCCTCAAAGGCAGAGACGCAGACGCAAGTGAAGGGGAGAGACATAAAGGGGAAGAACGACTTAAAGAGCTGATCAGCATTGTGAATAG ATGTCTAATCAGGAGAACTTCCGACATTCTGTCTAAATACCTACCTGTGAAAATCGAGCAGGTGGTTTGTTGCAG GCTGACGCCTCTGCAGGCTGAACTGTACAAACGCTTCCTGAAGCAGGCGAAGCCAGCCGAGGAGCTGACGGAGGGGAACATCAGCGTGTCGTCTCTCTCCTCCATCACGGCCCTGAAGCAGCTCTGTAACC ACCCGGCCCTGATCTACGAGAagtgtgtggaggaggaggaagggtttGCGGGAGCACTGGAATTGTTCCCTGCTGGCTACAGTCCCAAgtccctggagccccagctgTCAG GAAAGATGCTGGTGTTGGATTACCTCCTGGCTGTGACTAGAAGCACCAGCAACGACAAGGTCGTCCTGGTCTCCAATTACACCCAAACTCTGGACCTCTTTGAGAAGCTCTGCAGGACTAGGAG GTATTTATATGTCCGACTGGACGGCACCATGTCCATTAAAAAGAGAGCGAAGATTGTAGAGCGCTTCAACAGCCTGTCG AGCCCTGAGTTCGTCTTCATGCTGAGCAGCAAAGCAGGTGGCTGCGGCTTGAACTTGATCGGGGCAAACAGACTCGTCATGTTCGACCCGGATTGGAATCCGGCCAACGATGAACAAGCCATGGCGCGAGTGTGGCGAGACGGCCAGAAGAAGACCTGCTACATCTACAGGTTGCTCTCG ACAGGGACGATCGAGGAGAAGATTTTCCAGCGACAGACCCACAAGAAGGCGCTGAGCAGCTGTGTGGTAGATGAGGAGCAGGATGTGGCGAGGCACTTCTCACTGGGGGAGCTGAAGGAGCTGTTCACCTTGAATGAGACCACAGCCAGTGATACCCATGACAA GATTAAGTGTCGCCGCTGTGTGAACGGCCACCAGGTGAAGCCTCCTCCTGAAGGCTCCGACTGCACGTCTGACCTCTCCCAGTGGAACCACTGTGCTGACAAGCGCGGGCTGCAGGACTCTGTGCTGAAGGCAGCGTGGGATGCTGCTGTCACCTTCACGTTCCATCACCATTCTCACGAAGAGCAGCGAGGGATTCCCTGA
- the RAD54L gene encoding DNA repair and recombination protein RAD54-like isoform X2, with the protein MGWTFRDKVPVHVVVDPVLGRVLRPHQREGVKFLWECVTSRRIPGSHGCIMADEMGLGKTLQCITLMWTLLRQSPDCKPEIDKAVVVSPSSLVKNWYNEVGKWLGGRIQPLAIDGGSKDEIDRKLAGFMSQRGVRVPSPILIISYETFRLHAEVLQKGSVGLVICDEGHRLKNSENQTYQALNSLNTPRRVLISGTPIQNDLLEYFSLVHFVNSGILGTAQEFKKHFEIPILKGRDADASEGERHKGEERLKELISIVNRCLIRRTSDILSKYLPVKIEQVVCCRLTPLQAELYKRFLKQAKPAEELTEGNISVSSLSSITALKQLCNHPALIYEKCVEEEEGFAGALELFPAGYSPKSLEPQLSGKMLVLDYLLAVTRSTSNDKVVLVSNYTQTLDLFEKLCRTRRYLYVRLDGTMSIKKRAKIVERFNSLSSPEFVFMLSSKAGGCGLNLIGANRLVMFDPDWNPANDEQAMARVWRDGQKKTCYIYRLLSTGTIEEKIFQRQTHKKALSSCVVDEEQDVARHFSLGELKELFTLNETTASDTHDKIKCRRCVNGHQVKPPPEGSDCTSDLSQWNHCADKRGLQDSVLKAAWDAAVTFTFHHHSHEEQRGIP; encoded by the exons ATGGGGTGGACTTTTAG GGACAAAGTGCCAGTCCATGTTGTGGTGGACCCTGTTCTCGGTCGCGTTTTACGGCCCCATCAGAGAGAA GGGGTGAAGTTTCTTTGGGAATGTGTCACGAGCCGGCGGATCCCTGGGAGCCATGGCTGCATAATGGCTGACGAGATGGGGCTGGGTAAGACCCTCCAGTGCATCACTCTGATGTGGACGCTGCTGCGTCAGAGCCCGGACTGCAAGCCTGAGATCGACAAGGCAGTGGTGGTCTCTCCTTCCAGCCTGGTGAAGAACTGGTACAATGAGGTCGGCAAATGGCTCGGGGGAAGGATCCAGCCGCTGGCCATCGACGGAGGCTCCAAAGACGAGATAGACCGTAAACTAG CCGGCTTTATGAGCCAGCGTGGCGTGCGTGTGCCTTCCCCTATCCTGATCATCTCCTACGAGACGTTCCGCCTCCACGCCGAAGTCCTCCAGAAGGGGAGCGTCGGGCTGGTCATCTGTGACGAG GGCCACAGGCTAAAGAACTCTGAGAACCAAACATACCAGGCTCTGAACAGCTTAAACACCCCCCGGCGAGTTCTCATCTCAGGGACCCCTATTCAGAACGACCTGCTTGAATACTTCAGCCTGGTGCATTTTGTGAACTCTGGTATCCTAG GGACAGCCCAGGAgtttaaaaagcattttgaaatccctATCCTCAAAGGCAGAGACGCAGACGCAAGTGAAGGGGAGAGACATAAAGGGGAAGAACGACTTAAAGAGCTGATCAGCATTGTGAATAG ATGTCTAATCAGGAGAACTTCCGACATTCTGTCTAAATACCTACCTGTGAAAATCGAGCAGGTGGTTTGTTGCAG GCTGACGCCTCTGCAGGCTGAACTGTACAAACGCTTCCTGAAGCAGGCGAAGCCAGCCGAGGAGCTGACGGAGGGGAACATCAGCGTGTCGTCTCTCTCCTCCATCACGGCCCTGAAGCAGCTCTGTAACC ACCCGGCCCTGATCTACGAGAagtgtgtggaggaggaggaagggtttGCGGGAGCACTGGAATTGTTCCCTGCTGGCTACAGTCCCAAgtccctggagccccagctgTCAG GAAAGATGCTGGTGTTGGATTACCTCCTGGCTGTGACTAGAAGCACCAGCAACGACAAGGTCGTCCTGGTCTCCAATTACACCCAAACTCTGGACCTCTTTGAGAAGCTCTGCAGGACTAGGAG GTATTTATATGTCCGACTGGACGGCACCATGTCCATTAAAAAGAGAGCGAAGATTGTAGAGCGCTTCAACAGCCTGTCG AGCCCTGAGTTCGTCTTCATGCTGAGCAGCAAAGCAGGTGGCTGCGGCTTGAACTTGATCGGGGCAAACAGACTCGTCATGTTCGACCCGGATTGGAATCCGGCCAACGATGAACAAGCCATGGCGCGAGTGTGGCGAGACGGCCAGAAGAAGACCTGCTACATCTACAGGTTGCTCTCG ACAGGGACGATCGAGGAGAAGATTTTCCAGCGACAGACCCACAAGAAGGCGCTGAGCAGCTGTGTGGTAGATGAGGAGCAGGATGTGGCGAGGCACTTCTCACTGGGGGAGCTGAAGGAGCTGTTCACCTTGAATGAGACCACAGCCAGTGATACCCATGACAA GATTAAGTGTCGCCGCTGTGTGAACGGCCACCAGGTGAAGCCTCCTCCTGAAGGCTCCGACTGCACGTCTGACCTCTCCCAGTGGAACCACTGTGCTGACAAGCGCGGGCTGCAGGACTCTGTGCTGAAGGCAGCGTGGGATGCTGCTGTCACCTTCACGTTCCATCACCATTCTCACGAAGAGCAGCGAGGGATTCCCTGA
- the LRRC41 gene encoding leucine-rich repeat-containing protein 41, with the protein MEAQAEGGAAAGSPPSLFELSGVAVSSAMGALEREVWALPGQILQGILPLLNIYYLERIEETAVKKGLSTQPIWRKLWNDVMKIRPPKSENITSWRKKFLETFFSNVLHGVLDVSSDQRLSDQHFSPLLHSSRHVTQLTICNMLQGAAELTSEPNQKVLENLAGSLRTLKFRHLLTSDLSIRQSLSLLLHRLIHHGTVSQVSLCSWPVPDKELLVLVLSMSAGFWHPGKTPVPQGSPCPLCRKDSDAQSLLTQEDNALLESDQLCCGYTEQSKTSQCGDSKSRSKKVQTASLRGLQDAEPDPQASTELSKSSSCTDKTPVLSGLSSHPLQNLACHDVSCKVPPGYYNVRGESSPSLTKRSSVGLAFQKPYRRYKAAVGRKRRCPRRNRRARADPEDLYDFVFAVAREEEEMVESLSEGNEQEGESINGWAPSPADPPSFQAVGCTGGSVGILPLKTAGRFRSVSTLELFSIPLTADTCRTLGNLLSSWASLEKLVLSYNGLGANIFCILSGLRALSHRSDCSLQVVRVSDVFSHIPSVELVRSTLRAYPRLHTLSVSFDLKNQLEGNRPEGHSSSSEAEIPESCLEQLEIRFPREPLQTSLLLPVLKASRSLQQLSLDSATISCPLEFGLLLQALKECNLGLKRLSFHDVNLADYQKEVLLLLQDPVLQEITFSFCRLFENSTPEFLADIIKIVKRNSTLKSLKLPGNRLGNHRLVALADIFSEDSSSSICQLDVSSNCIKPDGLLEFAKKLESHLLQRGGQIKFTHLRLFQNWLDQDAATAQEALRRLKAVCSVVSNTWDSSQAFADYISVM; encoded by the exons ATGGAGGCCCAGGCGGAGGGAGGAGCCGCGGCCGGGAGCCCCCCTAGTCTTTTCGAGCTGAGTGGGGTGGCGGTGAGCTCCGCCATGGGCGCCCTGGAGAGAGAGGTTTGGG CACTTCCTGGACAGATACTCCAGGGCATCCTGCCTTTGCTTAATATCTATTACCTGGAAAGGATTGAGGAAACTGCTGTGAAAAAAG GACTCTCAACCCAGCCCATATGGCGCAAACTTTGGAATGATGTGATGAAAATCAGACCACCCAAATCAGAG AACATAACAAGCTGGAGGAAGAAATTCCTTGAAACTTTCTTCTCAAATGTCCTGCATGGAGTTCTGGATGTTTCTTCAGATCAGCGCCTGAGTGACCAGCATTTTTCGCCCCTGCTCCACAGCTCCCGGCATGTTACACAGCTCACCATCTGCAAtatgctgcagggagcagcagaacTCACTTCTGAGCCCAACCAAAAAGTGCTAGAAAACCTGGCAGGCTCATTGAGAACCTTGAAATTCCGTCATCTGCTGACTTCTGATCTGTCCATTAGACAGTCACTGAGTTTGCTGCTTCATCGTCTGATCCATCATGGAACTGTCAGCCAGGTGTCCCTGTGTTCCTGGCCGGTTCCTGACAAAGAACTTTTAGTCCTTGTTCTGAGTATGAGCGCTGGGTTTTGGCACCCGGGTAAGACGCCtgtgccccagggcagcccttgCCCTCTTTGCAGAAAGGACTCCGATGCCCAGAGCCTCTTAACTCAAGAGGACAATGCCCTGCTAGAGTCAGATCAGCTGTGCTGTGGATACACTGAGCAATCAAAGACAAGCCAGTGCGGGGATAGCAAGTCCAGAAGCAAGAAGGTCCAAACTGCTTCACTCAGAGGACTTCAAGATGCTGAACCAGACCCTCAAGCTTCCACAGAATTGTCCAAGAGCAGTAGCTGCACTGATAAAACTCCAGTGCTCTCTGGCTTGAGTAGCCACCCATTGCAAAACCTAGCATGTCATGATGTAAGCTGCAAGGTGCCCCCTGGATATTACAACGTTAGAGGAGAGTCTTCTCCTTCCCTGACGAAAAGGTCTTCGGTTGGCCTTGCTTTCCAAAAACCCTATAGACGATATAAGGCTGCAGTGGGAAGGAAGCGCCGATGCCCCAGGAGAAACCGCAGAGCTCGGGCAGATCCAGAAGACCTTTATGATTTTGTCTTCGCTGTTGctagagaggaggaggagatggtggaGTCTCTCTCTGAAGGCAACGAACAGGAGGGGGAAAGCATTAATGGCTGGGCCCCTTCTCCAGCAGACCCGCCTAGCTTCCAAGCTGTTGGCTGCACAGGAGGATCTGTTGGGATCCTTCCTCTGAAAACAGCAGGCCGCTTCCGGAGTGTGTCCACATTGGAATTGTTCTCCATCCCTCTGACCGCGGACACCTGTCGGACTTTGGGTAACCTGCTGAGCTCTTGGGCTTCTTTAGAAAAGCTGGTTCTGTCTTACAATG GCCTGGGCGCTAATATCTTCTGCATCCTGTCTGGGCTCCGGGCCCTCTCTCACCGCAGTGATTGCAGCCTCCAGGTGGTGCGTGTGAGCGATGTATTTTCACACATCCCCTCGGTGGAGCTTGTTCGGTCCACCCTGAGAGCCTACCCCCGCCTTCACACGCTGTCCGTCAGCTTTGATCTCAAAAACCAGCTGGAGGGGAACAGGCCAGAAGGGCATTCGAGCTCCTCGGAGGCAGAAATTCCAG AAAGCTGCCTGGAGCAATTAGAGATCCGATTCCCCAGAGAGCCTCTGCAGACAAGCCTCCTTTTGCCTGTGTTGAAAGCTTCAAGGTCTCTCCAGCAGTTGTCCCTGGACAGTGCTACAATCTCCTGTCCCCTGGAGTTTGGGCTCCTTTTGCAGGCCCTCAAAG AGTGTAACCTAGGCCTGAAGAGACTGAGCTTCCATGACGTGAACCTTGCTGACTACCAGAAGGAAGTTCTCCTCCTGCTACAAGACCCTGTCCTTCAAG AAATCACATTTTCCTTTTGTCGGCTGTTTGAAAACAGCACCCCTGAGTTCCTAGCCGACATAATCAAAATAGTGAAGAGAAACTCAACTCTGAAGAGCCTCAAACTGCCTGGGAACAGACTTG GGAATCACAGGTTGGTGGCCTTGGCTGACATTTTCTCTGAAGATTCATCCTCTTCCATCTGCCAGCTGGATGTCAG CTCAAACTGCATCAAGCCGGATGGACTCCTGGAGTTTGCGAAGAAGCTGGAGAGCCACCTCCTGCAGAGAGGCGGGCAGATCAAGTTCACCCACCTCCGTCTCTTTCAGAACTGGCTGGACCAAGATGCTGCAACAGCTCAAGAGGCGCTGCGGCGACTCAAAGCTGTGTGCAGCGTGGTCAGCAACACATGGGACTCTTCGCAGGCCTTTGCTGATTACATTAGCGTGATGTGA
- the UQCRH gene encoding cytochrome b-c1 complex subunit 6, mitochondrial: MGLRDEEMLERGSGDPEGEEEEEEEAELVDPLTVLREQCEQTEKCVKAREKLELCDTRVSSRSHTQEDCTEELFDFLHARDHCVAHKLFKSLK; the protein is encoded by the exons ATGGGGCTGCGAGACGAGGAGATGCTGGAGCGCGGCAGTGGGGATCCTGAG ggagaagaggaggaagaggaggaggcagagctAGTG GATCCTTTAACAGTATTAAGGGAGCAATGTGAGCAGACTGAGAAGTGTGTGAAGGCAAGGgagaagctggagctgtgtgATACGCGAGTGTCCTCAAGGTCCCACACACAGGAAGACTGTACAGAAGAGCTGTTTGACTTCCTGCATGCCAGGGACCACTGT GTGGCTCACAAACTCTTCAAAAGTCTGAAGTAA